From the Leptolyngbya sp. O-77 genome, one window contains:
- a CDS encoding HAD-IC family P-type ATPase: MATPTASPTNPCTIQVVHQLRGRLRLRLAALRWAVDGGAEVRSQLSQYPGVSHVRVNPWAQSVVIEHEPGLGVTEVCDRLRDFLQSFALDQPAPRIADQSLFPAADPLDLELLQRMALPTLGLTLALLITPLEWSLSPWLLGGVTLAAAVPLLDRTRQSLIRGRFDEELLESTWTLFYGFTGDFVAPNLDLVLAQVADVLKEATSASTAVPTTDLIPPIDRVRIQQERQLQEIAIGELKPGDRVFLQAGDTSPADGRILAGEAWLDLSTLTGEPAPLPRSAGERILYGSTLLDGELVIEVEALGTETQYGQELELAEAAPFQQTELSDYAKAVGQTLVLPTLAISVGIYLLTQNLERALAILQLDLITGIHLSTPTAILAMMKRAQRLQIDVRSGRVFETLAAADTVVFARTGTLTESDLSVVEVRIAPGTESLLPNSIADPVHGLLALAAAAEQCDQTEWQHPVACAIVAEANALGLTLPQSEACYPRQGPGLGVSAQIDGQRVVVGSRNYLQQAGVFFPEEFDGPAGSQDGQHHGYWYVYAAQEGRFLGQIVCCAQVRPEAEAAIAGLKQRGMTVYMVTGGAPQLAAAIGAQVGLSPDYIRSELSPQDKKEFVCQLQAAGHTVIYAGEGMDDYPALRYADVAVSTHHSYYPIQDIADLTLPQGRLTALVTAFELADEAIAIVKQNIALITLPNLTATTLGVLLLLDPVLVVAINNTANLLALFNALRPFWTEN, translated from the coding sequence ATGGCAACCCCGACGGCAAGCCCCACTAATCCCTGCACTATCCAGGTAGTTCACCAACTCCGAGGGCGGCTGCGGCTGCGGCTAGCGGCGCTGCGGTGGGCGGTCGATGGAGGAGCGGAGGTGCGATCGCAGCTTTCCCAATACCCCGGCGTTTCTCATGTCCGCGTCAACCCCTGGGCCCAGTCTGTGGTGATTGAGCATGAACCGGGGCTGGGGGTGACGGAGGTGTGCGATCGCCTGCGGGACTTCTTGCAGTCCTTTGCGCTGGATCAACCTGCGCCCAGAATCGCGGATCAATCTCTCTTTCCCGCCGCCGACCCTCTGGATTTAGAACTGTTGCAGCGGATGGCCCTGCCGACTCTGGGACTGACTTTAGCGCTACTCATCACGCCCCTAGAGTGGTCCCTGTCTCCTTGGCTGCTGGGCGGCGTGACCTTGGCTGCCGCTGTGCCGCTGCTAGACCGCACCCGCCAAAGCCTGATCCGGGGTCGCTTCGATGAAGAATTGCTCGAATCCACCTGGACCCTTTTTTATGGGTTCACGGGCGACTTTGTAGCTCCTAACCTGGATCTGGTGTTGGCGCAGGTGGCCGACGTGCTGAAAGAGGCGACTTCTGCTTCGACTGCGGTTCCAACGACCGATCTCATTCCCCCCATTGACCGGGTGCGGATTCAGCAGGAGAGACAACTCCAGGAGATTGCAATCGGGGAGCTGAAACCGGGCGATCGCGTCTTTCTGCAAGCGGGAGACACCAGCCCCGCCGACGGCCGCATTCTCGCCGGAGAAGCCTGGCTCGATCTCAGCACCCTGACTGGCGAACCCGCCCCCCTGCCCCGGAGCGCTGGCGAGCGGATTCTCTATGGTAGCACCCTCCTAGACGGAGAACTGGTCATAGAGGTGGAAGCACTGGGGACGGAAACCCAGTACGGTCAAGAACTGGAGCTAGCTGAGGCCGCTCCCTTCCAGCAAACAGAACTGAGTGACTATGCCAAAGCCGTTGGACAGACCCTAGTCCTTCCCACGCTCGCTATCTCTGTGGGCATCTATCTGCTCACTCAAAACCTGGAGCGAGCATTGGCGATCCTCCAGCTCGATTTGATCACGGGTATTCACCTGTCTACCCCCACCGCTATCCTGGCCATGATGAAGCGGGCGCAACGATTGCAAATTGACGTGCGCTCGGGTCGGGTATTTGAGACTCTGGCAGCGGCAGATACGGTTGTTTTTGCCCGCACGGGCACGCTGACCGAGTCCGATCTATCGGTCGTTGAAGTGCGTATTGCCCCTGGAACCGAATCTCTCCTGCCTAATTCAATCGCCGACCCAGTCCACGGCCTGCTGGCTTTAGCTGCGGCTGCCGAGCAGTGCGACCAAACCGAGTGGCAGCACCCTGTGGCCTGCGCCATCGTGGCAGAAGCCAATGCCCTCGGCTTAACGCTACCTCAGAGCGAAGCCTGCTACCCAAGACAAGGCCCTGGGCTGGGTGTCTCCGCTCAGATTGATGGGCAACGGGTGGTGGTGGGTAGCCGCAACTATCTGCAACAGGCAGGCGTGTTCTTTCCTGAAGAATTTGACGGGCCAGCAGGTAGCCAGGATGGACAACACCACGGCTACTGGTATGTCTATGCAGCGCAGGAGGGTCGCTTTCTGGGGCAGATTGTCTGCTGTGCCCAGGTGCGGCCAGAGGCCGAGGCGGCGATCGCCGGTCTGAAACAGCGGGGGATGACCGTGTACATGGTCACGGGCGGGGCCCCCCAACTGGCGGCGGCGATCGGTGCCCAAGTGGGGCTTTCCCCCGACTACATTCGCTCCGAACTCAGCCCCCAGGATAAAAAAGAGTTTGTCTGTCAACTGCAAGCCGCTGGCCACACGGTAATCTACGCAGGGGAAGGGATGGATGACTATCCCGCTCTGCGCTATGCCGATGTGGCCGTCAGCACCCATCATTCTTATTATCCTATTCAAGACATTGCTGACTTGACCTTGCCCCAGGGCCGTCTCACTGCTCTGGTGACTGCCTTTGAGCTAGCCGATGAGGCGATCGCTATTGTGAAGCAAAATATCGCCCTGATTACCCTACCCAACCTCACAGCTACCACCCTCGGCGTTCTGCTGCTGCTCGATCCGGTGCTGGTGGTAGCAATTAATAACACTGCCAACCTGCTGGCCCTGTTTAATGCCCTCCGCCCGTTTTGGACGGAGAACTAG
- the mgtE gene encoding magnesium transporter, which translates to MTQNTFKELLNQPKGLGAAKLTANQLSVPELVRSLLEIDLPQRVLAFRLLDKDKAIAVFEMLSPDGQADLIRQMSDPEILPILEALEPEQRVRLFEELPAKVTKRLLTQLRPTSREAVDLLLGYPEGSAGRRMSLRYLAVREGSKVSAVLASVRESQLGDDDLDLVFMIDQQGVYRGFVRTVRLIKANPELLIEQLADGRDIAISATSPEMQAARLLKDYDLPAIPVLDSEGRLVGDLTFDDVIDVIEEEASSAALAQAGVGGLLTRDQAWSEKLVRGPIRYAVQLRILCLIITLIGGMVVGGVIQNFEEILEAVVVVAIFIPVVMDMGGNVGTQSTTVFARGLAWSHIDIRHYGSYLFREFRIGAIMGAILGTVGGAIAYFWQGAPNGVPQLGLAVGLSLFAVITLAAVLGALLPWLLLRLGFDHGPAADPFITTIKDFTGLLLYFYLVSVLLGIET; encoded by the coding sequence ATGACGCAAAACACGTTCAAAGAACTACTGAACCAGCCGAAGGGGTTGGGTGCGGCTAAGCTAACGGCTAATCAGCTGAGCGTACCGGAGCTAGTGCGATCGCTGCTAGAGATTGACCTACCCCAGCGGGTTCTAGCGTTTCGGCTGCTGGATAAGGATAAGGCGATCGCCGTTTTTGAAATGCTCAGTCCCGATGGGCAGGCTGACCTGATTCGGCAGATGTCTGATCCGGAAATTTTGCCGATTTTAGAAGCCCTTGAACCCGAACAGCGGGTTCGTCTGTTTGAAGAGTTACCTGCCAAGGTCACCAAGCGCCTCCTTACCCAGCTCAGACCCACCTCCCGTGAGGCAGTCGATTTGCTGCTGGGCTATCCCGAAGGAAGTGCTGGGCGGCGGATGAGCTTGCGCTATCTGGCCGTGCGAGAAGGTTCAAAAGTTAGCGCAGTTCTGGCCTCCGTGCGAGAATCCCAGCTTGGAGATGATGACCTGGATTTGGTGTTTATGATTGACCAGCAGGGGGTTTATCGAGGCTTTGTCCGCACCGTGCGCCTGATCAAAGCCAACCCAGAACTGCTGATTGAGCAGTTGGCGGACGGACGGGATATTGCCATCAGCGCTACTTCGCCCGAAATGCAGGCGGCGCGTTTGCTCAAAGATTACGACCTGCCTGCTATTCCAGTGCTAGACAGCGAGGGACGGCTTGTCGGCGATCTGACCTTTGACGATGTAATTGACGTAATCGAAGAGGAAGCGTCGAGCGCGGCCCTGGCCCAAGCAGGGGTCGGGGGACTGCTAACCCGTGACCAGGCCTGGAGTGAAAAGTTGGTTCGCGGGCCAATTCGCTATGCGGTTCAGCTTCGGATTTTGTGTTTGATCATCACGCTAATTGGCGGCATGGTGGTTGGGGGGGTGATTCAAAACTTCGAGGAAATTTTGGAAGCCGTTGTTGTGGTGGCAATTTTTATTCCGGTGGTAATGGACATGGGCGGAAATGTGGGAACCCAATCTACGACGGTGTTTGCCCGTGGGCTGGCCTGGAGCCATATCGATATTCGGCATTACGGAAGTTACTTATTTCGGGAATTCCGCATTGGCGCAATCATGGGCGCAATCTTGGGGACGGTTGGGGGGGCGATCGCCTATTTCTGGCAGGGTGCCCCTAACGGCGTGCCTCAGCTTGGGCTGGCCGTTGGGCTGTCCCTTTTTGCGGTGATTACGTTAGCTGCCGTTTTGGGGGCGCTGCTACCCTGGCTGCTTCTCAGGTTGGGCTTTGATCACGGCCCGGCTGCCGACCCGTTCATTACAACCATCAAGGACTTTACGGGACTACTGCTTTACTTTTACCTGGTTTCTGTGCTGCTGGGCATTGAAACCTGA
- a CDS encoding HMA2 domain-containing protein yields the protein MAPSTPDLAYAVVHQTSKRLRIQVPRLRNDEAMATTLQAKLGAVKGVAAVRINRAACSVIIHFRDRPSADPVPPKILDLLEGWSRPAPEPTLEQASALIAQRSDPTSSLPTAPPAPQPDRPTNSAGSANSTNSTDLTPEEQPTAASPEPLTQRDLAERLGVSSQCITPRRQQPTFKDWSQEQDPEGVAWCYEADSGTFRPLSEHPLSETNPTAKPSNPD from the coding sequence ATGGCTCCTTCTACCCCTGACCTAGCGTATGCGGTTGTGCATCAGACCTCAAAGCGGCTGCGGATTCAGGTGCCGCGCCTCCGCAACGATGAGGCCATGGCGACGACCCTCCAGGCAAAACTAGGGGCCGTGAAGGGCGTTGCGGCTGTGCGGATTAATCGGGCGGCTTGCTCGGTGATTATTCACTTTCGCGATCGCCCCTCGGCTGATCCCGTGCCACCGAAAATCCTAGATTTACTCGAAGGATGGTCGCGCCCTGCCCCCGAACCCACTCTAGAACAGGCTTCAGCGCTCATCGCCCAGCGCTCCGACCCGACATCGTCCCTACCAACCGCCCCACCTGCCCCGCAGCCAGATCGACCCACTAATTCAGCCGGGTCAGCCAATTCAACCAACTCAACCGACTTGACCCCTGAAGAGCAGCCGACCGCCGCTTCGCCAGAGCCGCTCACCCAGCGAGATTTGGCCGAACGGTTGGGGGTTTCCTCCCAGTGCATCACGCCTCGACGGCAGCAGCCGACCTTTAAGGACTGGAGCCAGGAACAAGATCCAGAGGGGGTCGCCTGGTGCTACGAGGCAGATTCCGGCACTTTTCGTCCGCTTTCAGAGCATCCGCTTTCAGAGACCAATCCGACCGCCAAGCCCAGCAACCCTGATTGA
- a CDS encoding DUF454 family protein: MDIALNNLRKVALYTAGVVSFVVGVVGVILPGLPATPFFLLSALCFKLAHDH; encoded by the coding sequence ATGGACATTGCTCTTAATAATCTGCGAAAGGTGGCTCTCTACACGGCAGGGGTTGTGAGCTTCGTGGTGGGAGTTGTGGGTGTCATTTTGCCGGGGCTTCCTGCTACGCCTTTCTTTTTGCTCTCGGCCCTATGCTTTAAGTTGGCCCATGATCATTAA